The Chloracidobacterium sp. genome contains the following window.
GACTAGATGTCGTAGTGGATAACGCCTATCTTGAAATATTTGTTCACGAAAACTTGAATTTCTTGGATTGCCAAGCAAAACGGGCAACGTGCTATACTTTGCCTTTGCTATATATCGTTACTTTTCAGGAGATTTGCATTGAGTATCCTAGTTGATAAGAACACACGTCTGGTCGTCCAGGGCATCACCGGCAAGGAAGGCACGTTTCACACGTTGCAGATGGTCGAATACGGCACTAATGTCGTCGCTGGCGTAACGCCGGGCAAGGGCGGAACTCTACACGAGGGAATTCCGGTTTTTAACACCGTTGCGGACGCCGTCAGAGAGACGGGGGCTAACGCCTCGGTCATTTATGTGCCGCCGGCATTTGCCGCTGACGCAATAATGGAAGCCGCCGATGCGGGGATACCGCTTGTCGTCTGTATTACGGAAGGAATCCCGGTTGCGGATATGGTCAAGGCCAAAGAGTATCTTGCCAGCCGCAACACACGAGTCATCGGGCCGAATTGTCCCGGCATCATATCGCCCGGCAAGTGCAAGATCGGTATTATGCCCGGACATATCCATAAGGAAGGCCGCATCGGCGTCGTTTCGCGTTCAGGTACGCTGACGTATGAGGCAGTCGGGCAATTGACCGCTCTCGGTCTCGGCCAGTCGACCGCTATCGGTATCGGCGGCGATCCGATCATCGGGACGAATCACACAGACGCTCTGAGATTATTTCAGCAAGATCCTGACACGGACGCTATCGTGATGATCGGTGAGATCGGCGGCACCGCGGAGGAAGACGCGGCAGCATATGCGAAGGAACACGTGACCAAGCCGATCGTAGCCTTCATCGCCGGCCAGACCGCACCTCCGGGACGCCGAATGGGCCACGCCGGTGCGATCATCTCCGGTGGCAAAGGCACCGCGGCCGAGAAGATGAAAGCATTGACTGAAGCAGGCATTAAGGTAGTCCAGTCGCCGGCCGATATTGGAGCGGCGATAGTCGAGGTTCTGGCCCAGCGATCGGCTGCCTAAAAACTATTTGCTCACGAAATACGTGGAAAGGCACGAAACTCTGATTTCTTTTTAGGTGTTTTTTGTGTGTCGCCGGCGGTAGATCTTTGATGAAGTTTTCGCACTCATTCAGCGTGGACGCGGCCGACATTGACGAACTCGGGCACGTTAACAACGTGGCTTATGTTCGGTGGGTGCAGGGCATCGCGGTCGCACACTGGCGAGACGCCACGTCTGCGGAAATACAGGAACAGTTTTTCTGGGTCGTTGTCCGTCACGAGATCGATTATAAGAAGGAGGCGTTGATCGGAGACGCCATAGTCGCCACGACTTGGGTCGGCGAGTGGACGGGAGAAACGTGTGAACGATTCACCGAGATCCGGCGGGGCAATGACTTGCTCGTGGCCGGTCGAACGGTATGGTGTATGTGTAGCCGAGAAACGTCACGGCCAACAAGGATCAGTAAAGATCTGATCAAACGATTTGAACAGCAATAATTAATATAAAGGGAAATACTTTACAATGAGCAATTTAACATTTGGGATCATCAAGCCCGATGCGGTGCGAGCAGGAAATCAGGGAAAGATCATTTCGCGTATATTGGGTGAGGGATTTAAGATCCGAGGGATGAAGCTTATTCATCAAACGCGAAAGCAAGCTGACGGATTTTATGCCGTTCACGCTGGCAAGGGCTTTTTCGACGAACTCTGCGAATTTATGTCGAGCGGTCCGTGTGTGGTGCTTGCACTTGAAAAGGAAAATGCCGTTCCGGCGTGGAGAGAACTGATGGGAGCGACCAACCCGGCCGAAGCAGCACCGGACACGTTGCGAAAGGATTTTGCAGCGTCGATCGGCGAAAACGCGGTTCACGGTTCTGATTCCGATGAAAATGCTGCGATCGAGATCGCGTATTTCTTCAGCAAACTTGAATTAGTTTAGTCGTTCAAGTATAAAAGTTGCAGAACTTTAGCACTTGAATTTTACTTGCCACGCAGCCCATCTGCCCATGCGGATGGCAGTAAGAGGACACAACTATGAAAAAATGCCCGACCTGTTCGAAGACATTTGAGGATTCGATGCGGTTTTGTCAGTCAGACGGCACACCGCTGGTGGATGATGCTCCGGCATTTGATCCTTATGCGACCGTAGTTGCCCGTCCTGACGTTCCGGCGGTGGAACCACAAAGTGAGCGGATCGAAGTCGGCATCGCGCCTATCGCAGAACCGGAAGAGGTGTTGGACCTGCCGGCGGCGGATCCGTTAAAAACGATGTATGTTTCGGACGATGAGATGCGTGCGGCCCTAGGCAGCACGCACGATCCGGATGTTCCGGAAATGGAGATTCCGCCGGTGCCGGCACCTCCTCAATTTTCTGAACCTGATATCGCGTCGCCAAAGTTTACGGATCTGCCGCCGATGGCGTCACCGTTTGCCGATACCGAGTCGTCCGTCGATACGGCGTTGCCGTTTGAAAACACTAATCCGCCGATCCCGTCGCCGTTCGAATCGGCTTCGGACGACGTAGATTTTTCCGAACCGGCGACAATGATCCAGTCGGCACCGTTGCCGCCATTTCAGTCATCACCACCGCCATCACCTTTCGGGTCACCGGAGCCGCCATCGCCGTTTCAGGCAGCTGATCCGGTATTTACGCCCGAAACCCCGGTCTACCACGAGCCGGAACCGGCTGTGCCGGCGTACACTAGTCCGTTTGATCCCCCTACGACTCCTGCCGAATGGACACCGCCGCCCGCGCCTGTTGCGGGTTGGCAGGATCAGGGGCTCGGTCAAAATACGCCCTTCCAGCCACCGGTTGCCGGGGGCGAGGGTGCTAATAAGACCTTGGCGATCGTATCGCTAGTTTGTGGAATACTTGGCATTTTGTGCTGTGGACTTTTGTCGGGAATACCGGCGATCATAACAGGCTATATGGCCAAGAATAATGTTGATAGCAATCCACAAGAATACGGCGGCCGTGGACTTGCGGTTGCGGGAATGGTGCTTGGCGGGATTTCGATCGTGTTGACTATCATCGTCATTATTCTGCAGGTATTCCTTGGGGTGTTGGGTAACATAAGATAGTTTGTGGTCCGGCCTTGGCCGGTAATTATATGTCATTAGTATCTGAAGTATTGAGGTCAACGGTTGCGATCGTTAAGGGGATGAAGCGGACAATTTCCGAGATACCGCGTGGAAAGTGGACAGTCCAGTACCCCGAAGAACCGATCACGGTGCAACCGAGATATCGCGGACAGCATCTGCTGCACGTAGATGAGAACGGCAAGGAAAAGTGCGTCGCGTGCTATTTATGTGCGGCCGCGTGTCCTTCGGACTGTATCTACATCGAGGCGATCGACGACCCTCGGCCCTACGCTGAACGCGTCGGACGCG
Protein-coding sequences here:
- the sucD gene encoding succinate--CoA ligase subunit alpha — translated: MSILVDKNTRLVVQGITGKEGTFHTLQMVEYGTNVVAGVTPGKGGTLHEGIPVFNTVADAVRETGANASVIYVPPAFAADAIMEAADAGIPLVVCITEGIPVADMVKAKEYLASRNTRVIGPNCPGIISPGKCKIGIMPGHIHKEGRIGVVSRSGTLTYEAVGQLTALGLGQSTAIGIGGDPIIGTNHTDALRLFQQDPDTDAIVMIGEIGGTAEEDAAAYAKEHVTKPIVAFIAGQTAPPGRRMGHAGAIISGGKGTAAEKMKALTEAGIKVVQSPADIGAAIVEVLAQRSAA
- a CDS encoding acyl-CoA thioesterase, with product MKFSHSFSVDAADIDELGHVNNVAYVRWVQGIAVAHWRDATSAEIQEQFFWVVVRHEIDYKKEALIGDAIVATTWVGEWTGETCERFTEIRRGNDLLVAGRTVWCMCSRETSRPTRISKDLIKRFEQQ
- the ndk gene encoding nucleoside-diphosphate kinase — encoded protein: MSNLTFGIIKPDAVRAGNQGKIISRILGEGFKIRGMKLIHQTRKQADGFYAVHAGKGFFDELCEFMSSGPCVVLALEKENAVPAWRELMGATNPAEAAPDTLRKDFAASIGENAVHGSDSDENAAIEIAYFFSKLELV
- a CDS encoding DUF4190 domain-containing protein, whose protein sequence is MKKCPTCSKTFEDSMRFCQSDGTPLVDDAPAFDPYATVVARPDVPAVEPQSERIEVGIAPIAEPEEVLDLPAADPLKTMYVSDDEMRAALGSTHDPDVPEMEIPPVPAPPQFSEPDIASPKFTDLPPMASPFADTESSVDTALPFENTNPPIPSPFESASDDVDFSEPATMIQSAPLPPFQSSPPPSPFGSPEPPSPFQAADPVFTPETPVYHEPEPAVPAYTSPFDPPTTPAEWTPPPAPVAGWQDQGLGQNTPFQPPVAGGEGANKTLAIVSLVCGILGILCCGLLSGIPAIITGYMAKNNVDSNPQEYGGRGLAVAGMVLGGISIVLTIIVIILQVFLGVLGNIR
- a CDS encoding NADH-quinone oxidoreductase subunit I, whose translation is MSLVSEVLRSTVAIVKGMKRTISEIPRGKWTVQYPEEPITVQPRYRGQHLLHVDENGKEKCVACYLCAAACPSDCIYIEAIDDPRPYAERVGRDERYAKVYNIDYGRCIFCGFCVEACPKDAITHGYNFELSVYNRADLLKTKDDLLITKQKQSKNYRVALSSEDVDSEFKEV